The stretch of DNA CTCTAGTAAATGAAAGCATTTATGACTGCATGTTCAGCGTATACAAAGAAAGCAGTTTtccattaaaatgaaattatttaatttagagtGATTTTGCTAGCACTTTTGCTCACTCTGAATGAGCACAGTTTCTTGAATAGTCTATATCTGCtatagtcttctgaggtcagatttggtagctgagctgaatcagacagttatagaagtgcaGAGGACAATATCAGTGATggcagagtagaactgtttcagcagctcctgtggcaggttaaacttcctcagctggcaaaggaCGCAcagcctctgctgggcctttttcacaatggactGAATGTGATTGTCCTACTTCAGGTCTTGAGAGAttgtggtgcccaggaacctaaATGACTCCACTGTCGTTACAGTGCTGTCCATGGTGGTGAGTGGAGGGAGTACAAGGGGGTTtgctcctgaagtccacaatcatctccacagTCCCCCTGGGGGTTGTGTATGAATGATGGTAGAGTGTTTGAAGCATAAGGGGACTTCATAAAGCTCaagtgatctgttgaagatctgtgtgaagatgagGGCCAGCTGGTCACCGCAGGTTTTCAGAGAGGCTGGTGTCACACCGTCTGGGCTCAGTCCCTTTCTTCTCTTGTTCTTTCCGAAAACCTGGCACACATCATTTTCACTGATCTGAAGTGCAGGTGCGGCGGAGAGGGGGTTGCAAGAGGTgtgaatggtgtttttttttttttttcatagtgctGGGGGATAGTGTATTTTAATTGGTGATGTCTTTCAGGCGTTTCCACACTAAAGCAGGGTCCATGCCAGTGTGTATTTTGCCTGTTTATATAAAAATCTGTCCTCATTCCTGCGTGCATCTTCTTTGGCTTGaaagagctgtctgagttttgcagtgaaccatggtttgtcattgttgtaggTTAAATGATTCCTGGTAGTAATGCACATGTCTTCACAGAAACTGACATAAGAAGTTACAGTTTCTATGAGCTCATCCAGATCAGTGGCagaagcttcaaaaacactccaaacaGTGAGGTCGAAATGCCTGAGTTTACAAGTTGGGGGTTTGTATGTGAGAAAACATGTCAAACAAAATGGAGGCAGTGTCTGTACTGACGATAAATTTGTTGAAATTAAGAAAATTATCAGTGCTTAATTCACAAGTAATTGATTTATGTTTCATGTACAAAATATGACAGTATTGTACAGTTACAAAATAAAATTCTTCAGTTTACAGAACCTTcacaaattgaataaaaacataaagcaaaaacaaacagatCCACATTCTAAATCCTTCTTTTGTCATCATTTtaagttctttcttttttttatttataaaaaattacaagtaaaaataaatacactgcAAAACTGATTGCAGTGTAACTGCATTGACTTTCTTatggcttaaaaaaataaaaataaatctttcaaCCACAAGGATCAGATAGGCACTCTGATACTGCTTGCATGATAAAAGCCTCTGAATGTAGTAGGGGAAGGAAGCAGACCAGCATGACCTAAAAATCAGGAAATACATCAAAGTTAAATTTGTCAGTAATAGGCAATactattcattattttaatcattatattaaaatcatctgtttcaaatACACATTGTGTTAAATGTCCTCGTTTCCAACTAGTTTATGAATACGTAAATATTGATTTCATGTTGTGTCTGGATCTTACACAGATAACAACAGTTATTCATTGGACACCATACGTGACATTTTATGACCATATGTCATGATTAGTAAAAACCTTGACAGGTGTTCTGGTTAATGGTTTGTTGAGTATTACCCAAGTTTTCTGCCTGTGGTGGCGTGAGATTGGAGCTGTATCTGTGGGCGGTTGCTCTTTGTGTCCCAGTTCAGGGCTGAgcttaaatagacgctgtctttcTTGAGGGTCACATCACGGGTGACGACCAAGCAAGAAAATGAAGTCTTGTATGTTGGGTTTCTATGCAGCTCTGATGCTGTGGCTTCTGGTCTTGTTTTCAATTCAAGGTGGGTTTTACACATTCTTACTAATATACAGAAAGTCTTGTATGTATTGGCACTAGATTCATTACTGATGATGGATATGGTGATGCTAAGTGCATTTGTAAGGTTTTTAAAGTTATAGTTTAAACAAATTTCCTTTTATCTTCAATAGATGCTCGCATTATTTCAAGCTGTCTGACAACTTCAGATACTAAAGTCCCTCTGAAGAATCTGCTAAACTACACAATCCAGAGCAAACCCTTGTTCTCTGTGGATGCTGCGAGGTGAGAATCTATTCAGATTATTGCAGATTTATCTAGTATTATTAAGACATGATCTAAAGGCAGAATAAAAGCTTTATTTTAGCTAATATAGTTCATAATAGGACTGGACGATATTAAATAATAGctcgttttattttattctgtagaTTTCTTACaatcaaaagaaaaacaatctgCTCAGATCCCTCCTCATCATGGGCCAAAAACGCAATGAATTATCTGGatcaaaagaacaaaaaacagCAGTCGGTATCAAACAAAACGGCTCGTCAATCTGTGACACAGGTTCCTGTGAATACATCCACCACAAATAGGACTCAGTTATCGGCACAGATTTAAATGATGACCCTTTTGGATGaaattttttggttgaactgtatGACTTTGcgtttttaatggttttctttttattgcactttattgtaCATCACACAATTTAagttaccattaaaaaaaatgtataggattacttttaaaaaaaactgttttcgtaattttatgttttatatgtatatctataatttgtattttattaaaactattcaaagatttgattatgtatttttttattgtatgtgtaGAGACACTGTTGTCAAATATCAAAAAACAATCCTCTGTGTCAGACTACTTTTAAGTGattaatttaagtattttaatcTATGTAGctttaattatcaatattttaagtcaaattaactttttaaagttatttttcagaACATAGATGGACCACTGTCGGGGCTTTTGAAGTAAACTTAAAAAGTGCAATGTATTCTACAAAAAGGTAAAAATCAATATGGTACAGTAACAGTTTAACCACTCGAGAGCACTGAAACATCTCAAGCGACGATAAAACCAAATCTAGATGCCTCTGACTAAATTCTACCCTGCACTCTAGGATGAactgaaaacatgaaaaaaactaAAGCCATCTATAGTTATACAACACTTTTagggtaaatgtaaaaaatatgcattgatcAGACAAATACAATACAGTGGTAACTATTGTTCTTGCTAtttactagttgcttattaacacgcatattggttgtttatgagcactcataaagcacatattaatgcattattctgcatgGTCATATTATAGATTCCCTAATCTACACCAagactaaacttaacaactaccatactaatattaataattagcAAATTAGTAGTTAGTTCAGGAAAAACTCTTATATCTTATTCTAGAGcagggctattcaaatcttgcactggagggccaatgcggtgcagagtttggctccaactcTAGTCAAAtgcacctgagcatgctaatcaatggtTTTGGGattattagaaaatcacaggcaggtgacttcgttcagggttggagccaaactctgcaccgaattggccctccagggcaagatttgaataaccctttTCTAAAGTGTTACAGCTACTTTGATTAATTTTTAAGGCTACTGCGCAGATATTACTTTAGTACAAATAGCAGATTACTGCTATTTACACTGAATAGCATTTAGCATTATTTGCacgtaatgtaaaaaaaaaaaaaaaaaatgctattttttgcTTAGTTCAAGTTGCATCTTCCACTATTTACACTGAGTTCCCTATAAATAGCATTAAATAGCTGTATAGCATGTAAATAGCTGCTGTCTTTATATAGATTTGATTGAACAAACTATGACTTTTCTTACTGTTCTTCAAGCACACAAATAATTAATTACTATGCACTTTAGTTGGTAATTGTTTTTCTAAACACCCACTTCCCCAATTCTGAGGAATAGTGAATGTCCTCGTTTCTTTCATGTGGTTAATTTGGCCAGTCATCATCTATGTACATACAGTATCTCCTTGCGGTTTTGCAGCTGTGCTAAATAGCAAGGAGACAACTTTTTACCAGCGCTTGTTTAACACCGAGAATGCAGCGAAAGATGAGCATTTTGGAAAGCAGGGCCGtacagagacctttggaggggtaggtgctcaaaatataaaaaaatggctGTGCTCCTTGATGATACGTGTATCGAAATGGATGCTtctgtattgatacagcagcaaatgacATGACGCAGTTTTGAAAACAAATCACAGAAAAgaccattttaagtttaaaaaatggtttaagttaagttaaaaaaaaaaattattttgcaccTTTTAATTACTCTAGAATtagaaactattattattattattatgattattatttgctttatatatatatatatatatatatacactgaataaatatgtaattttaatcatttgtttttcGGGCAGGTGTTTTTAGATGTAAATCTAGATTTCAATTCAAAATGACAGAATTGATAGTCTATGCATGACCTGATGTTTTATTTGTATCCAAAATGAGGAGATGTGAACATCATGAAGCACTGAACTCTCTCATGTAGTGTATTTATACAAGAATCTGTCCCCATTTCTGCGAGCATCTTCTTTGGCTTGaaagagctgtctgagttttgaagtgaaccatggtttgtcattattgtaggTTAaatgagtcctggtaggaatgcacatGTCTTCACAGAAACTGATTTAAGaagttacagtctctgtgagctcATCCAGATCAGTGGCagaagcttcaaaaacactccaaacaGTGAGGTCGAAACAGGCTGAGTGTAGCTTTGTCATGCGCTTGTTTTGCGATCTCAACTTTTGGTTTGTAGTTCTGTTTCGTTCATGTTTCCCTCTGGATTTTTTCAAGGTGTATTTTGTTAGTCCCATTTCCATTTTGTATGTAATGATAATGGAAAGATCATATTTATGAGATGAATGTAGgctacataaaaagtaaaaacaattatGTGTGACTAAATTTGAAATGACTGAGTTTCCAAGTTGGGGTTTGTCTGTAAGAAaacatacatttgtttaaattaatcaaatattagTATTTCATTCAGAAGAAAACGATTTATGTTGCATGTACCAAAAATGACAATATTGTACCGTTACAAAATAAAATGCCTCAGTTTACAGAACCTTCACAAATTGAATGAAAACAGGGCAAAAACAAAAAGATATGCATTCTATAATCCAAATTttccacaaaaagaaaaaagaaaaaaaaagcagttattaaagaaataaaaaatgtacactgCCAAACTACTTTAACCAAAGCACTTAAATGCACCTCGCACCAagtttaactgattattacatTGATTACTTTCtcaaggctaaaaaaaaaaaaaaaaatctttcaaccACAAGGATCAGCACTCTGATACTGCTTGCATGATAAAAGCCCCTAACTGTGGTAGGGGAAAGAAGCAGACCACCATGACCTAAAAAATCAGGAAATACATCAAACAGAGTTAAAAGTACAGCAAAGTTAAATTTGTCAGTAATAGGCAATACTATacattatattaaacattatagtaaaatcatctgtttcaaatACAGATTGTGTTAATTGTCCTCGTTTCCAACTAGTCTATGAATACGTAAATATTGATTTCATGTTGTGTCTGGATCTTACACAGATAACAACAGTTATTCATTGGACATTTTTGACACCATACGTGACATTTTATGACCATATGTCATGATTAGTAAAAACCTTGACAGGTGTTCTGGGTAGTGGTTAGTTGAGTATTACCCAAGTTTTCTGCCTGTGGTGGCGTGAGATTGGAGCTGTATCTGTGGGCGGTTGCTCTTTGTGTCCCAGTTCAGGGCTGAgcttaaatagacgctgtctttcTTGAGGGTCACATCACGGGTGACGACCAAGCTAGAAAATGAAGTCTTGTATGTTGGGTTTCTATGCAGCTCTGATGCTGTGGCTTCTGGTCTTGTTCTCAATTCAAGGTGGGTTTTACACATTCTTACTAATATACAGAAAGTCTTGTATGTATTGGCACTAGATTCATTACTGATGATGGATATGGTGATGCTAAGTGCATTTGTAAGgtttttaaagtgatagtttaaaCAAATTTTCTTTTATCTCTAATAGATGCTCGCATTATTTCAAGCTGTCTGACAACTTCAGATACTAAAGTCCCTCTGAAGAATCTGCTAAACTACACAATCCAGAGCAAACCCTTGTTCTCTGTGGATGCTGCGAGGTGAGAATCTATTCAGATTATTGTAGATTTATCTAGTATTATTAATACATGATCTAAAGCCAGAATAAAAGCTTTATTTTACCTAATATTGTTCATAATTGGACTGGAAGATATTAAATAATagctcattttaatttattctgtAGATTTCTTACaatcaaaagaaaaacaatctgCTCAGATCCCTCCTCATCATGGGCCAAAAACGCAATGAATTACCTGGATCAAAAGAACATAAAACGGCAGTCGGTATCAAACAAAACGGCTCGTCAATCTGTGACACAGGTTCCTGTGAATACATCCACCACAAATAGGACTCAGTTATCGGCACAGATTTAAATGATGACCCTTTTGGATGAAAATTGTTGGTTGAACTGTATGACTTTGcgtttttaatggttttctttttattgcactttattgtaCATCACACACTTTaagttacaaacaaacaaaaaaaaatattatatatatatatacagtatatatcaatgtacaggattacttttaaaaatattgttttcttaattgtaaatgttttctatgtatatctataatttgtattttattacaattattaaaagatTTGatcatgtatttttgtttttattgtgtttttattgtattataagtggtactttttaagtaatttaatcTATGTAGCTTTAATTATCAGTATTTTAAGCCCAATTAtcttatttaagttatttttcagAACATAGATGGACCACTGTCGGGGCTTTTGAAGTAAACTTAAAAGTGCAATGTATTCTACAAAAAGGTAAAAATCAATATGGTACAGTAACAGTTTAACCACTCGAGAGCACTGAAACATCTCAAGCGACGATAAAACCAAATCTAGATGCCTCTGACTAAATTCTACCCTGCACTCTAGGATGAactgaaaacatgaaaaaaaaactaaagacatCAAGAATTATACAAGACATTATTATACAAGGTAAATGTACAAAACCTGCCTTGATCAGGCAAATGCAATACAGTGGTAACTATTGTTCTTGCTAtttactagttgcttattaacatgcatattgtctgtttttggcacttataaagcacatattaatgcattattctgcatgCCATATTTTAGATTCCCTAATCTACACCAcgactaaacttaacaactaccatactaaatattaataagcagcaaattagtttCAGGTGAATAATATAGTGAATATGCCCTCTTTATTCTAGATTGTTACAGCTACTTTGATAATTTTTGTTATGGCTATTATGCAGATATTACTTTAGTACAAATAGCATGTTACTGCTATTTACACTGAATAGCATTTATCACTATTtgcatgtaatgtaaaaaaaaaaaaaatgctatttgttGCTTAGTTCAAGTTGCATCTTCCACTATTTACCTTTAGTGTtcaaaaaatagcatttttacaCTACGTGTAAATAACTGCTTTCTTTATATCTTAGATTTAATTGAACAAACTATGATTTTTCTTACTGTTCTAGCACACACATAATTAATCACTATGCACTTTAGTAGTTAATTGTTTTTCTAAACACCCACTTCCCCAATTCTGAGGAATAGTGAATGTCCTCATTTCTTTCCTGTGGTTAATTTGGCCAGTCATCATCTATGTACATACAGTACCTCCTTGCGGTTTTGCAGCTGTGCTAAATAGCAAGGAGACAACTTTCTACCAGCACTCGTTTAACCCCCATCGGACACAGAATGAAGCATTGTGAAGCAAAAGATGAGCAGGAGACCTTTGGAGGGGGAGGTGCTTAAACTATAAAAGAGGCACAAGGAACACGGCTGTGCTCTTTGCTGATACGTGTATCGAAATCGATGCTTCTGTATTGATGCAGCAGCAAATTACACGACAGAGTTTTCAAAAAGAATCACAGAACAGAAAATaccattttaagtaaaaaaaaaaaaaatggtttaagtgttttaagtttaatatatttttttaattactctgGAATTAGAAActgattcattattattattattattattattatttaatagttaATAGGGTATGGTAGGGTATGGTAGatttgctgttgtaaacactactgttggtgttaataaaataaaattctattcTAATCCtgttataaatgtattcattttttgaATGATGATCATAAAAACAGGATTGATAAGTTGGAGGATGAGAAAATTAGTATACGCCTGTTTTACCATGTGTTGTGATAATTTTTATGGCACTTTGTTATGGATAGTCTATGCATGACCTGATGTTTTATTTGTATCCAACATGAGGAGACGTGAACATCATGAAGCACTGAACTCTCTCATGCAGTGAATGCCTTATTCACACTGGAAGCCAGATGGCGCTCTCGCGCAAGTCCAAAACAGTCTCATTGAAGTAATAATTTATGAAGTGCAGGAAATCCCTGATATGAACAAAACCATCCGTCCATTGCTATAGCTGagctgaataaaaagcagaaacgTTTTTACTGATGAAGTAACATGAACATGAAGACATAAATAAATAGCCAAAACTATATGAATAATGCAGTACTGATTGACATGTAAGTTAGTATAGAAACTATAAAATCTATTTCCTGCCTTATTCCATGATAAAAAAAGGTGTCTGTAGTAGCCTTTTTAAACCAATCATAAAATTGTCATTAGGAAAATATTGAACAAAAACATTAGCCCCTTGCTGCAGCTGATGTTACTTCCACAGGCTACAGGCTGTACCTGCTCTCTTCAGGACATTCTTAATAAAATGAGTATACAAACACACCGCTCCGATGAGAACTCAACTTACCAGCAGCCGTGGACGTGTAGTGCACAAAATGACTAACGTGAGGGATGGTCTCGGATGACATTATTTGATGAAAGGCTTATCATTAGGATCATTTTATTTACacctaaattaatatttattaattttactaatAGTTGGATTGGGCAGGCCTTCATAAAAGCgagtttaattaaaaagaaaaaaaaaaaatcttgacaaAGGGGCTGCCCCACGGCACGTGCCTATAGTGGAAAGTATTAGTCACAGTGAGCAACCGAACATTACATCCAGAATTACACTTAGACATTGCATCATGCTATAGACTGAAGAACTGATAGCCTCCCAGCCGTAAAATTTACATGTATTAGTGTAATGAATtcaacttcctattcatcgggaagaaggaggcgggaaccggcacacaatcaaacagagactttaataatcacaaaataaacagaacagcgtatcagcccctcacggatgactgatgcgcacaaataaaaagcaaaacataaactgaaattccaggcctggtcctctctcgtccttcacggtcgtcgctccagttttatatccttccatctcctacgtcggactcgagaccggcggtggggcgcaggtgtcgctgatttcccaatcattccgccggcctcactcctcgttcccacgtccctcggccctgCCCCCCTCGCCACAATTAGTTTAGCAGATGCctttatccaaaacaacttatAAACAAGGAACATTTAAGCAATTATTCAAAGATTACCTTGTAAATGAACAGTCAAAATCTAGATGATACGATGGAAAAGTATATGTGTGGCCCATTATGATGCTCCATAATGGCTAAAGTCAAAGGTGCAGGCTTTCCATATTAGCAGTACAGAGGGTGTGAGAGAGCAAAACCTCACTGTGAGAGCTCAATATGTGGGTTCATGGTGGGGATGCTGAGCATCTGCCACTGCATGAGTGTTGCCGACCAAACTGTGAGAGGAAGAACCTCCTAATTCACAGAGCTAGCATTGGTTTGGTGGGGTTTCCCCCCTTGTTTAGTTTCCACGTATGTTATTTCCAAGACATGCGCTTTAACATTCTCTTTTAGCTAAGCAAATGCTATCATAAACTATATGACAccaaatatatgttttatttattgactAATCTAGAGACCTAATCTAGAGACCTAATCTATAGACATGAATACATTTTCGACGGATGTTGTATGTGTGAAGACACAGGAAGTACAGTCATGTGTAGATACGCCCAGGAGCAGTTTCACATGTCATGGTAGCTTTTGGTTTAGAGTGATGGTGAAAGTGCACCTGTGGCTTACTTACAGATGAACTGCTTTAAATTTTTGCATGTGGTTTGTCTTTTACCCCTCTCATTTTCCTCTCTTGTTGACGGTCCACTCTATAGTCACAATGACCGTCAGTTGACCGTAATGGAACATGTTATTTGACTTTAGAAAGGAAAACCCATACTGGTTATTCgatattttacttctgtaatttgATAGAAAGCGATTGGATCGAAAATTGGGCCCAGTGATTGGTGGGAAGGGGTGAACAGTATTGTTTCAGGCTGAAAATTTGAATTGTTTCAGAAGCAGTTTGTGTAAATATTAGAAGGACAAAGCTATGACCATTAAATCATGCATCGTAAGACCCAAGATTTATGTTAAGAAGCactttattttcatcaaatatCCTGAAGAAATACACCATGGTTTCCACAAAGATACTAAGCAGTACAACTGcttttaatatttagaataagtaGAAAACAACTATTTTGAATGATAgcctaataatatttcaaaatgtttgatcaaataaatgcagtctccgTGAGCATAAGACACTCAAAACTCAAAACAATCCCAAACTTCCGAAAAGTATTTTATGCACATTTAGTTactaagtgttcctgtagctcaaacagtagatgGAGCTGGCAGGTCTGAAAATGCatgaactgaagaaaaaaaaagtcactttgaataaaaatgtctgCCAACTGCATGTTTTGTCACTCAGACCACTGGGGAATTATTTATCACGTTGTTTGCTGACTTATATCCTAGACTGTAGGTGGACGAATCCTGTCTGTGGCTGAAGCCCCCTTCTAGTCATTTGTTCCATTAAGCCCCCATGTAACCACAAATAAACCTATTGGTTAGCTAGCTTAGCTACTTCTTCAGTAATGCTACAATTGAAGTCCAGTCAGTGAAGTTGGTTTTAAAGGACTGTATTATCTTACAGGGGTTATCTTAAAGGTGC from Carassius gibelio isolate Cgi1373 ecotype wild population from Czech Republic chromosome B2, carGib1.2-hapl.c, whole genome shotgun sequence encodes:
- the LOC127951662 gene encoding C-C motif chemokine 2-like isoform X2; the protein is MKSCMLGFYAALMLWLLVLFSIQDARIISSCLTTSDTKVPLKNLLNYTIQSKPLFSVDAARFLTIKRKTICSDPSSSWAKNAMNYLDQKNKKQQSVSNKTARQSVTQVPVNTSTTNRTQLSAQI
- the LOC127951662 gene encoding C-C motif chemokine 2-like isoform X1 — protein: MKSCMLGFYAALMLWLLVLFSIQDARIISSCLTTSDTKVPLKNLLNYTIQSKPLFSVDAARFLTIKRKTICSDPSSSWAKNAMNYLDQKNIKRQSVSNKTARQSVTQVPVNTSTTNRTQLSAQI